The proteins below come from a single Carnobacterium divergens DSM 20623 genomic window:
- a CDS encoding sugar O-acetyltransferase: MRTEKEKMLAEDLYIANDEELGQDVKKSRRLTRLFNGTTEEQSDYRKILLKELLGEVGEKYHIEPPFHCDYGQHISIGDHFYANFDCVILDVAKVSIGNNVMFGPKVALFTASHPIDPIVRISGLELGKQIKIGDNVWIGGNSTVNPGVTIGDNVVIGSGSVVTKDIPKNVVAAGNPCRVIRAIDENDKVYWENLQEEYWLESKKAKKELL, from the coding sequence ATGAGAACGGAAAAAGAAAAAATGCTAGCAGAAGATTTATATATAGCCAATGATGAAGAACTTGGTCAAGATGTGAAAAAATCTCGTCGACTGACTAGACTTTTTAATGGTACGACAGAAGAACAATCTGATTATCGAAAGATTTTGTTAAAAGAGCTTTTAGGTGAAGTAGGAGAAAAGTATCACATTGAGCCACCATTTCATTGTGACTATGGTCAGCATATATCAATTGGAGATCATTTTTATGCCAATTTTGATTGTGTTATTTTGGATGTAGCGAAGGTTTCAATTGGAAATAATGTGATGTTTGGTCCAAAAGTAGCTCTGTTTACAGCTAGTCATCCTATTGATCCTATAGTGAGAATTTCAGGTTTGGAACTGGGCAAGCAGATTAAAATTGGAGACAATGTTTGGATTGGAGGAAATTCAACGGTCAATCCAGGTGTAACAATTGGGGATAATGTTGTAATAGGATCTGGATCAGTAGTAACAAAAGACATTCCTAAAAATGTAGTAGCAGCTGGAAATCCTTGTCGTGTTATAAGAGCAATTGATGAAAACGATAAAGTGTATTGGGAAAATTTACAGGAAGAGTATTGGTTAGAGTCAAAAAAAGCTAAAAAGGAGTTATTATAG
- a CDS encoding ROK family protein, whose amino-acid sequence MKASKPQNVKENNLMFLKTVIKENGPLSQREIAKQSGLSIVTINKLVTWLLERDEIKEAKKLVTTGGRRAVSYEYNAEFKLLLAIQLIEKNHKFVFLFHVTDLFGEIVSEEEISGSSLSWAGFKEYVSSFLDKFPKIGGIMLGIPGVEIHGELKILDFPPLLNLNVRKELQEVFHLPVGIENDINTAVRGYADWLPVKHEILVGIYYPDDFPPGASILINGKIFKGRNGLAGEIKHLPLSVDWEMGLLDKIEFNKNSQEVIQTIISMYDPDKIIIYTNERIVSQEELVPIKENLAEVFPYIELPEIASSVRFSQDYLKGLIIQGIELIELAE is encoded by the coding sequence GTGAAAGCTAGTAAACCACAAAATGTAAAAGAAAATAATCTCATGTTTTTAAAAACTGTAATCAAAGAAAATGGTCCCTTATCGCAACGTGAAATAGCAAAACAAAGTGGCCTGAGTATTGTGACGATTAATAAGTTAGTTACTTGGTTACTTGAAAGAGACGAAATCAAAGAAGCAAAAAAATTAGTAACAACGGGTGGTAGACGTGCAGTTTCTTATGAGTATAATGCTGAATTTAAATTATTATTAGCTATTCAATTAATTGAAAAAAATCACAAATTTGTTTTTTTATTTCATGTAACCGATTTATTTGGAGAAATAGTATCAGAAGAAGAAATTAGTGGGAGTTCATTGTCTTGGGCTGGATTTAAAGAATATGTGAGTTCTTTTCTAGATAAATTTCCTAAAATTGGTGGAATAATGTTAGGAATACCAGGAGTTGAAATTCATGGAGAGTTAAAAATCTTGGACTTTCCACCATTGCTGAATTTGAATGTCCGAAAAGAATTACAAGAAGTTTTTCATTTGCCAGTTGGAATTGAAAACGATATCAATACTGCAGTTCGAGGTTATGCTGACTGGTTGCCAGTCAAGCATGAAATTTTAGTAGGCATTTACTATCCTGATGATTTTCCGCCAGGTGCGAGTATTTTAATAAATGGGAAGATTTTTAAAGGACGCAATGGACTTGCAGGTGAGATCAAACATTTGCCGTTATCTGTTGACTGGGAAATGGGATTGCTCGATAAAATAGAATTTAATAAAAATAGTCAAGAAGTAATTCAAACTATTATCAGCATGTATGACCCTGATAAAATTATTATTTATACAAATGAGCGTATTGTTTCTCAAGAAGAGTTGGTCCCTATTAAAGAAAATTTAGCCGAAGTTTTCCCATATATTGAGTTGCCTGAAATTGCCAGTTCGGTCAGGTTTAGTCAAGACTATTTAAAGGGTTTGATTATACAGGGAATTGAATTAATAGAGTTAGCAGAATAA
- a CDS encoding TetR/AcrR family transcriptional regulator, producing MAKDQTKKLLATSLKAIMLKKPLDKITIQELTEEAHVTRNTFYYHFSDIYQLVEWIYDHEIVNGLSEYQHLRNWHKGYEMLLNYVLANKSFCLNTSRSLGRDLLENFLFTVASQMLVGVIDEIKPTLPESLKQEIIHFYGWALVAQITQWLKNNLNEPKEDILLRTETMMNGAILKCVKKNQTV from the coding sequence TTGGCAAAAGACCAAACAAAAAAACTTTTAGCAACCTCCCTTAAAGCAATTATGTTAAAAAAACCGCTAGATAAAATTACAATTCAAGAATTAACAGAAGAAGCTCATGTTACACGAAATACCTTTTATTATCATTTTTCAGATATTTATCAACTTGTGGAATGGATTTACGATCATGAAATTGTAAATGGACTGTCTGAATATCAGCATCTTCGTAATTGGCATAAAGGCTATGAGATGTTATTGAATTACGTTTTGGCGAATAAATCCTTTTGTTTAAATACCTCTCGTTCGTTGGGAAGAGATTTATTGGAAAACTTTTTATTTACTGTGGCTTCGCAAATGTTAGTTGGAGTGATTGATGAAATCAAACCAACATTGCCTGAATCGTTAAAACAAGAAATTATTCATTTTTATGGTTGGGCACTTGTAGCACAAATTACACAATGGTTAAAAAATAATTTAAATGAACCGAAAGAAGACATTTTACTGCGGACAGAAACAATGATGAATGGCGCCATTTTAAAATGTGTAAAAAAGAATCAAACGGTGTAA
- a CDS encoding GNAT family N-acetyltransferase, translating into MFRSYKNVSARERTQVWNNGFSDYMFPIHMTQEQLDHRLSSLSISQELSKILFVDHQPAGIYLHGEGVFSGEKIAWLGGMAVDSKFRGQQLSVKLLHEFETTAKNRNTEMLYLEAIDGNDRAILIYQKFGFVPLCKVLVLESQEVYPLKTHHEIKKVEMLEEIGIIEDNTTLWQNKSFHGYDCIGIYQDKNLVGYAVVSVKEDCLVFHQLELEEAHTQIKSVLSAFQITYAPQKWIGSNLVADEPTTQSLVINGFSEVLSQHQYSKKI; encoded by the coding sequence GTGTTTAGAAGCTATAAGAATGTTTCCGCAAGAGAAAGAACCCAAGTTTGGAATAATGGTTTTTCAGATTATATGTTTCCCATTCATATGACACAAGAACAGTTGGATCATCGCTTATCTAGTCTATCTATTTCGCAAGAATTAAGTAAAATACTTTTTGTAGATCATCAACCGGCAGGGATTTATCTTCATGGAGAAGGTGTTTTTTCTGGTGAGAAGATCGCCTGGCTAGGTGGAATGGCTGTTGATTCAAAATTTCGTGGTCAACAACTTTCTGTTAAGCTGCTACATGAATTTGAAACTACTGCCAAAAATAGAAACACTGAAATGTTGTATCTTGAAGCAATTGATGGAAATGACCGAGCTATTTTAATTTATCAAAAATTTGGTTTTGTACCATTATGTAAAGTCTTAGTGTTAGAAAGTCAAGAAGTGTATCCTCTGAAAACTCACCATGAGATAAAAAAAGTTGAAATGCTAGAGGAAATCGGAATAATAGAAGATAACACGACTCTTTGGCAAAATAAATCATTTCATGGCTATGATTGTATAGGGATTTATCAGGATAAAAACTTGGTAGGCTATGCTGTCGTGAGTGTTAAAGAAGATTGTTTGGTGTTTCATCAATTAGAACTTGAAGAGGCTCATACACAAATAAAAAGCGTCTTAAGTGCATTTCAAATAACATATGCTCCTCAAAAATGGATTGGAAGCAATTTAGTAGCGGATGAACCAACAACGCAAAGTTTAGTGATAAATGGTTTTAGTGAAGTACTATCCCAACATCAATATAGTAAAAAAATTTAA
- a CDS encoding Cof-type HAD-IIB family hydrolase has product MDVKAIVLDIDGTLLNDDKKLTKRTKEALISAQKKGIKVVLASGKPTPGMWKYVEELQMVHYNGMLVSYNGAHVIDVATKKELFSQPLSIETSQQILEHLKQFDVLPMIAKDNYMYVNNVYNGLLHLDSQMGLFNIIEYEARGGNFQLCEKNDLAAFVDFPLHKILIAAQPEYLNKNWENILAPFKNTVNGVFSAPMYFEFTDQGIDKAYAVDKTLLPLGIHPEHIISFGDGHNDLSLIHYAGMGVAMGNAVDELKNSADKITLTNNEDGIAAALAELL; this is encoded by the coding sequence ATGGATGTAAAAGCAATTGTTTTAGATATCGATGGCACACTTTTAAATGATGACAAAAAACTAACGAAACGAACAAAAGAAGCCTTAATTAGCGCTCAAAAAAAAGGAATTAAAGTTGTACTTGCCTCTGGCAAACCTACCCCTGGCATGTGGAAATATGTAGAAGAATTACAAATGGTTCACTATAATGGCATGCTAGTTTCTTATAATGGAGCTCATGTTATTGACGTTGCCACAAAAAAAGAATTGTTTAGTCAACCTCTTTCAATTGAAACGAGTCAACAAATTTTAGAACACTTAAAACAGTTTGATGTACTTCCAATGATTGCTAAAGATAATTATATGTATGTCAATAACGTTTATAATGGTCTATTACATTTAGACTCTCAAATGGGATTATTTAATATCATTGAGTATGAGGCAAGGGGTGGTAATTTCCAATTATGCGAAAAAAATGACTTAGCTGCTTTTGTTGATTTTCCATTGCATAAAATTTTAATAGCCGCTCAACCTGAATACTTAAATAAAAATTGGGAAAATATCTTAGCTCCCTTTAAAAATACTGTCAATGGCGTGTTCTCAGCACCAATGTATTTTGAATTTACAGATCAAGGAATTGATAAAGCTTATGCAGTAGATAAAACTTTACTACCTTTAGGCATTCACCCTGAACATATTATTTCATTTGGTGATGGTCATAATGATTTATCTCTAATTCATTATGCTGGCATGGGAGTTGCTATGGGAAATGCTGTGGATGAATTAAAAAATAGTGCAGATAAAATCACCTTAACCAATAACGAAGATGGCATTGCAGCAGCATTAGCTGAATTACTTTAA
- a CDS encoding MurR/RpiR family transcriptional regulator, whose product MNFLLKLKTLSSLTTSENVLVQFILTAPEKVIYLSPKELAEASFVSISTIYRLINKLNLDGLNDLKLELVKYLNAHTSDPIIDINYPISSEDTNFSVMKNLQLVYEQTVQSTIDTNEIESLMLNRTLLQKAEIIDIYTTSANIFFAENFKFQMQEIGKTVNVPKDNYTQHLTAANSTPKHLAIIVSFEGRGANIPELFTILKRNKCKILLITSKNSPLLKEPVDSTFLFSSLENHYHKISSFSTRMSLMYLFDILYLSYFNIDYEKNIAYKLANYQKMNPHLI is encoded by the coding sequence ATGAATTTTCTTTTAAAACTCAAAACATTATCTTCCCTTACAACAAGTGAAAACGTACTTGTTCAATTTATTTTAACAGCTCCAGAAAAAGTGATTTACCTGTCACCAAAAGAACTTGCAGAAGCCTCTTTTGTTTCTATTTCTACCATTTATCGTTTAATTAACAAACTAAACCTCGATGGATTAAATGACTTAAAACTAGAACTCGTCAAATATTTAAATGCCCATACGTCTGACCCAATTATTGATATTAATTATCCTATTTCCTCAGAAGATACTAATTTTTCCGTCATGAAAAATTTACAACTGGTTTATGAACAAACCGTGCAATCAACCATTGATACGAATGAAATTGAAAGCCTAATGCTAAATCGTACCCTATTACAAAAGGCTGAAATAATTGATATTTATACGACTTCAGCGAATATATTTTTTGCCGAAAATTTTAAATTTCAAATGCAAGAAATCGGAAAAACAGTCAATGTACCAAAAGACAACTACACTCAGCATTTAACCGCCGCAAATAGTACTCCTAAACATTTAGCCATTATTGTTTCATTTGAAGGCCGAGGTGCGAATATTCCTGAATTATTTACAATCTTAAAAAGAAATAAGTGCAAAATCTTGCTCATTACATCAAAAAATAGTCCCTTGCTTAAGGAGCCAGTTGATAGTACTTTTCTTTTTTCTTCTCTTGAAAACCACTACCATAAAATTTCATCCTTTTCTACAAGGATGTCACTAATGTATCTTTTTGATATTCTTTATCTTAGCTATTTCAACATAGATTATGAAAAAAATATCGCGTATAAACTAGCAAATTATCAAAAAATGAACCCTCACTTAATTTAA
- a CDS encoding VOC family protein: protein MSTMVFVNFPVSDVKRSTEFYEKLGFTKNEAFSNETSSSMVWDENFWIMLLSHDFYRQFINGKEIADAKTTSGTLVAFSLESADAVKKFAETAKQNGGNYYKVEMGIPEDQMFGLEVQDPDGNMLEPTWMSI, encoded by the coding sequence ATGTCAACGATGGTCTTTGTTAACTTTCCAGTATCCGATGTGAAGCGCTCTACTGAATTTTATGAGAAGTTAGGCTTCACAAAGAACGAGGCTTTTTCGAATGAAACAAGCAGTTCAATGGTTTGGGATGAAAATTTTTGGATTATGCTACTAAGTCATGATTTTTATCGTCAATTTATTAATGGGAAAGAAATTGCAGATGCCAAAACTACCAGTGGTACACTTGTGGCCTTTAGTCTAGAAAGTGCCGATGCTGTTAAAAAGTTCGCTGAAACAGCAAAACAAAATGGTGGAAACTACTACAAAGTTGAGATGGGAATTCCTGAAGATCAAATGTTTGGTCTTGAAGTGCAAGACCCCGATGGAAATATGCTAGAGCCAACCTGGATGTCTATATAA
- a CDS encoding glycoside hydrolase family 1 protein: MGFPKNFLWGGATAANQYEGGYLSGGKEPSTLDAITGGSHTTSRKITYKTKEGKIESVTREKSLPTGAIGYIDPEQYYPSHVATDFYHHYKEDIALFAEMGFKCFRLSINWSRICPKGTDKVNEEGLAFYDAVFDELLKYNIEPVVTINHFDIPMYLADELDGWSNRKVIDYFLFFCETIFKRYKDKVKYWMTFNEINFLRSWTQIGIHDSSLQGKYQAAHHLFVASAKVVKLGHQINSDFQIGMMVAYIPSYPMSCRPEDVMESVQFNREQEFYIDVQVKGYYPAHKLKQFEREGVVIKKEAGDDELIKEGTVDYIGFSYYMSTVSSANPDKVKFVGGNQMPAVKNPYLEESDWGWGVDPLGLRISLSKLYDRYNIPLFVVENGFGAVDTVESDGAIIDDYRIDYFKKHVAAMKDAIDLDGVDLIGYTPWGCIDLVSAGTGEMKKRYGFIYVDLDDHGQGTLKRSRKKSFNWYKQVIATNGEKLENN; the protein is encoded by the coding sequence ATGGGATTTCCTAAAAATTTTCTTTGGGGCGGAGCTACAGCGGCCAACCAATATGAAGGTGGGTATTTATCTGGGGGAAAAGAACCAAGTACTCTAGATGCGATTACAGGTGGTAGTCATACGACATCAAGAAAAATTACTTACAAAACAAAAGAGGGCAAGATTGAATCTGTTACGAGAGAAAAGTCTTTACCAACAGGAGCAATTGGTTATATTGATCCAGAACAGTATTATCCAAGTCATGTTGCTACAGATTTTTATCATCATTATAAGGAAGACATTGCTTTATTTGCTGAAATGGGTTTTAAATGTTTTCGTCTTTCAATTAACTGGTCACGGATTTGTCCTAAAGGAACGGATAAAGTCAATGAAGAAGGATTAGCTTTTTACGATGCAGTATTTGATGAGTTGTTAAAATACAATATCGAACCGGTTGTTACGATTAATCATTTTGATATCCCTATGTACTTAGCAGATGAGCTTGATGGGTGGTCAAATCGTAAAGTGATTGATTACTTTTTATTTTTCTGTGAAACGATATTTAAGCGTTATAAAGATAAAGTGAAGTACTGGATGACTTTTAATGAAATTAATTTTTTAAGAAGTTGGACGCAAATTGGGATTCATGATAGCAGTCTTCAAGGAAAGTATCAAGCTGCCCATCATTTGTTTGTTGCTAGTGCGAAGGTAGTTAAGTTAGGGCATCAAATAAACTCTGATTTTCAAATTGGAATGATGGTTGCTTATATTCCAAGCTACCCAATGTCTTGTCGACCAGAAGACGTGATGGAATCCGTTCAGTTTAATCGTGAGCAAGAGTTCTATATTGATGTTCAAGTGAAGGGTTATTACCCAGCGCATAAGCTAAAACAATTTGAGCGTGAAGGGGTAGTGATTAAAAAAGAAGCAGGAGACGATGAACTGATAAAAGAAGGAACGGTGGATTATATTGGTTTTAGTTATTATATGTCAACCGTATCTTCTGCCAATCCTGATAAGGTGAAATTTGTAGGTGGAAATCAAATGCCAGCAGTGAAAAATCCTTATTTAGAAGAATCTGATTGGGGTTGGGGAGTCGATCCATTAGGTTTGAGAATTTCATTAAGTAAATTATACGATCGCTACAATATCCCACTATTTGTAGTCGAAAACGGTTTTGGTGCAGTCGATACGGTCGAAAGTGATGGGGCAATTATCGATGATTACAGAATTGATTATTTTAAAAAACACGTTGCAGCAATGAAGGATGCGATTGATTTGGACGGGGTCGATTTAATCGGCTACACGCCTTGGGGATGTATTGATCTTGTATCTGCGGGTACCGGTGAAATGAAAAAACGCTACGGCTTTATCTATGTTGACTTAGACGACCATGGTCAAGGAACCTTAAAGCGAAGTCGTAAAAAATCCTTTAATTGGTACAAACAAGTTATTGCAACAAATGGTGAAAAGTTAGAAAATAATTAA
- a CDS encoding beta-glucoside-specific PTS transporter subunit IIABC, with translation MGKYHELAEKIVANVGGKENINSLTHCITRLRFKLKDESNANDDILKNMDGVVTVMKSGGQYQVVIGNHVPAVYEEVVSIAGLSGDTEEESSGGSIFNRLIDILSGCFQPFLGALAAAGMVKGFNALLVFLKLYSNTSGTYTMLNGIGDAIFYFMPVILGYTSAKKFKLHPMVGIVIGSALCYPAVQGSALQAVFESTAGAGAAAPYSLLGLPAYDTFLGIPWVGGSYTSSVVPVIFIIAFAAQIQKLFKKIIPEVVQTFLVPFFVLLIALPIGFLVIGPIISILTDLLSSGFQGLMSFSPALYGLILGFFWQVLVIFGLHWSVVPLAIMQITQEGFSQVLTASFAASFAQTAVVAAMFFKLKDKKIKALCPPAIISGIFGVTEPAIYGITLPKKKPFIFSMVGAAAGGLYLMLNQVTSYTMGGLGIFGILNFINGEDASGVVNGAIGIVIAVVVAFILTFFFWKDDVVEEEIEIEIPKVMNKDIITSPVKGTVASLSTSKDDAFSSGALGKGVVISPENGKVVAPFDGTVMTVFPTKHAIGLISDNGMELLIHIGLDTVQLEGKYFETFVKQGDKVTRGQTLVTFDKEAIEAAGFSTEIPVIITNSDDYLDILEPQQKEINLNDDLITALI, from the coding sequence ATGGGGAAATATCATGAATTAGCAGAAAAAATTGTAGCAAATGTAGGCGGAAAAGAAAACATTAATAGCTTAACACATTGTATTACAAGATTGCGTTTTAAATTGAAGGATGAAAGTAATGCAAATGATGACATTTTAAAAAATATGGATGGCGTTGTAACCGTTATGAAGAGTGGTGGACAATACCAAGTAGTCATTGGCAATCACGTTCCTGCTGTCTATGAAGAGGTAGTTAGTATTGCAGGTTTGTCTGGTGATACTGAAGAAGAATCATCTGGAGGAAGTATTTTTAATCGTTTAATCGATATTTTAAGTGGCTGTTTTCAACCTTTTTTAGGCGCTTTAGCAGCAGCTGGGATGGTAAAAGGATTTAATGCTTTATTGGTTTTCTTAAAGCTATATTCAAACACATCTGGAACCTACACGATGTTAAATGGTATTGGGGATGCAATCTTTTATTTTATGCCTGTTATTTTGGGTTACACTTCAGCTAAGAAATTTAAATTGCATCCAATGGTAGGAATTGTGATTGGGTCAGCGTTGTGTTATCCGGCTGTTCAAGGAAGTGCGCTGCAAGCTGTTTTCGAAAGCACTGCTGGCGCTGGTGCGGCAGCTCCTTATAGTTTATTGGGATTACCCGCTTATGATACATTTTTAGGAATTCCTTGGGTAGGCGGTAGCTATACAAGTAGCGTTGTGCCTGTAATCTTTATTATTGCCTTTGCTGCTCAAATTCAAAAGTTATTTAAAAAAATTATTCCTGAAGTAGTTCAAACATTTTTAGTGCCATTTTTTGTCCTATTAATTGCTTTACCAATTGGATTTTTAGTAATTGGTCCAATTATCAGTATCTTAACTGATTTACTAAGTAGCGGATTCCAAGGATTAATGTCTTTTTCACCCGCATTATATGGTCTTATTCTTGGATTTTTCTGGCAAGTCCTGGTTATCTTTGGTTTACACTGGAGCGTTGTGCCTTTGGCTATTATGCAAATTACGCAAGAAGGTTTTAGTCAAGTGTTAACAGCTTCATTTGCAGCAAGCTTTGCTCAAACAGCTGTTGTCGCAGCGATGTTCTTTAAATTAAAAGATAAAAAAATAAAAGCCCTATGTCCACCAGCAATTATTTCAGGCATCTTTGGTGTAACGGAACCGGCGATTTATGGAATCACGTTACCAAAGAAAAAACCGTTTATTTTCTCAATGGTAGGAGCCGCAGCAGGTGGTTTGTATTTAATGTTAAATCAAGTTACTTCCTATACAATGGGCGGTTTGGGGATTTTTGGTATTTTAAACTTCATCAACGGGGAAGATGCTAGTGGTGTTGTAAATGGGGCAATCGGTATCGTTATTGCTGTTGTAGTAGCCTTTATATTAACGTTCTTCTTTTGGAAAGATGATGTGGTAGAAGAAGAAATAGAAATTGAAATTCCAAAAGTGATGAATAAAGACATTATCACATCTCCTGTGAAAGGAACGGTTGCGTCACTAAGTACCTCAAAAGATGATGCTTTTTCATCAGGTGCATTAGGTAAAGGGGTAGTGATTTCACCTGAAAATGGAAAAGTAGTAGCCCCATTTGATGGGACTGTTATGACTGTTTTTCCAACAAAGCACGCAATTGGTCTAATTTCTGATAATGGAATGGAGTTATTGATTCATATTGGACTTGATACAGTTCAACTAGAAGGAAAGTATTTTGAAACATTTGTAAAGCAAGGAGACAAAGTGACACGTGGTCAAACACTAGTTACCTTTGATAAAGAAGCAATTGAAGCAGCTGGATTTAGTACAGAAATTCCAGTTATTATCACTAATAGTGATGATTATTTGGATATTTTAGAACCTCAACAAAAAGAAATTAATTTAAATGATGATTTGATTACTGCGTTAATTTAA
- the licT gene encoding BglG family transcription antiterminator LicT, with product MLIEKILNNNVVITKDRYGNEIIIMGRGLAYCKKIGQKIEKDKIDKVYRLSSDELSQKFQELLLELPIEYLAIVDQIIDYSKEMLETELNDSIYISLTDHVFTSMERKKNGLQVRNALLWDIKRFYPKEFKIGMKMIEKIKEHYDIDLPEDEAGFIALHLVNAQTGNSEMNNMYDLTKIIQDIMNIITYYFKITIDEDSVYFYRFTTHLRFFISRMQSNKPYKNETDEDLLDIVRKKYWNAYQCVDKIAEFLAVNYHYETSTDERLYLTIHIARIVEKNG from the coding sequence ATGCTAATAGAAAAGATTCTAAATAATAATGTTGTGATAACAAAAGATCGCTATGGAAATGAGATTATTATTATGGGACGTGGCTTGGCTTACTGCAAAAAAATTGGGCAGAAAATTGAAAAGGATAAAATTGACAAGGTTTATCGATTAAGTAGCGATGAATTGTCACAAAAATTTCAAGAGCTGCTCTTAGAATTGCCTATTGAGTATTTAGCAATAGTTGATCAAATCATTGATTATAGTAAAGAAATGTTAGAAACGGAACTCAATGATTCTATTTACATTTCCTTAACAGATCATGTTTTTACCTCTATGGAACGAAAGAAAAATGGACTGCAAGTTCGCAATGCATTACTCTGGGACATTAAACGTTTCTATCCAAAGGAATTTAAAATTGGCATGAAAATGATTGAAAAAATAAAAGAACATTATGACATTGATCTTCCAGAAGACGAAGCAGGCTTTATTGCGTTGCACTTAGTTAATGCTCAAACTGGAAATTCTGAAATGAACAATATGTACGATTTAACCAAAATTATCCAGGATATTATGAATATCATTACGTATTATTTTAAAATCACCATTGATGAAGATTCGGTCTATTTTTATCGATTTACTACACATTTACGATTTTTTATTTCGAGAATGCAGTCCAATAAACCTTATAAAAATGAGACTGATGAGGATTTGTTAGATATTGTACGAAAAAAGTATTGGAATGCCTATCAATGTGTCGATAAAATTGCTGAATTTTTAGCAGTCAATTATCATTATGAAACATCCACTGATGAACGTTTATACCTAACCATTCATATTGCAAGAATTGTTGAAAAGAATGGCTAG